From the genome of Sphingobacterium sp. UGAL515B_05:
CGATATGTTTCACTTCTACTTCAGTACCGGGAGTAAACCCCAATTCGAAAAATTTAGCTGGAATTTCGTGTGAATCAAAATCGATAATTACCGCCTTTTCCCCTTTTTTTAGCTTATCTAAGCTAGTTCT
Proteins encoded in this window:
- a CDS encoding FeoA family protein; the encoded protein is MRNRTSLDKLKKGEKAVIIDFDSHEIPAKFFELGFTPGTEVEVKHIAPLDGPICLNISANNALIAIRKSEAKVILIDQK